One Nomascus leucogenys isolate Asia chromosome 22a, Asia_NLE_v1, whole genome shotgun sequence DNA segment encodes these proteins:
- the EHMT2 gene encoding histone-lysine N-methyltransferase EHMT2 isoform X3 — protein MRGLPRGRGLMRARGRGRAAPPGSRGRGRGGPHRGRGRPRSLLSLPRAQASWTPQLSTGLTSPPVPCLPSQGEAPAEMGALLLEKETRGATERVHGSLGDTPRSEETLPKATPDSVAPAGPSSPASVTVTVGDEGADTPVGATPLIGDESENLEGDGDLHGGRILLGHATKSFPSSPSKGGSCPSRAKMSMTGAGKSPPSVQSLAMRLLSMPGAQGAAAAGPEPPPATTSPEGQPKVHRARKTMSKPGNGQPPVPEKRPPEVQHFRMSDDVHSLGKVTSDVAKRRKLNSGGGLSEELGSARRSGEVTLAKGDTGSLEEWETVVGDDFSLYYDSYSVDERVDSDSKSEVEALTEQLSEEEEEEEEEEEEEEEEEEEEEEEEDEESGNQSDRSGSSGRRKAKKKWRKDSPWVKPSRKRRKREPPRAKEPRGVSNDTSSLETERGFEELPLCSCRMEAPKIDRISERAGHKCMATESVDGELSGCNAAILKRETMRPSSRVALMVLCETHRARMVKHHCCPGCGYFCTAGTFLECHPDFRVAHRFHKACVSQLNGMVFCPHCGEDASEAQEVTIPRGDGVTPPAGTAAPAPPPLSQDAPGRADTSQPSARMRGHGEPRRPPCDPLADTIDSSGPSLTLPNGGCLSAVGLPLGPGREALEKALVIQESERRKKLRFHPRQLYLSVKQGELQKVILMLLDNLDPNFQSDQQSKRTPLHAAAQKGSVEICHVLLQAGANINAVDKQQRTPLMEAVVNNHLEVARYMVQRGGCVYSKEEDGSTCLHHAAKIGNLEMVSLLLSTGQVDVNAQDSGGWTPIIWAAEHKHIEVIRMLLTRGADVTLTDNVSESLVEEENICLHWASFTGSAAIAEVLLNARCDLHAVNYHGDTPLHIAARESYHDCVLLFLSRGANPELRNKEGDTAWDLTPERSDVWFALQLNRKLRLGVGNRAIRTEKIICRDVARGYENVPIPCVNGVDGEPCPEDYKYISENCETSTMNIDRNITHLQHCTCVDDCSSSNCLCGQLSIRCWYDKDGRLLQEFNKIEPPLIFECNQACSCWRNCKNRVVQSGIKVRLQLYRTAKMGWGVRALQTIPQGTFICEYVGELISDAEADVREDDSYLFDLDNKDGEVYCIDARYYGNISRFINHLCDPNIIPVRVFMLHQDLRFPRIAFFSSRDIRTGEELGFDYGDRFWDIKSKYFTCQCGSEKCKHSAEAIALEQSRLARLDPHPELLPELSSLPPVNT, from the exons ATGCGGGGTCTACCGAGAGGGAGGGGGTTGATGCGGGCCCGGGGTAGGGGTCGTGCGGCCCCTCCGGGCAGCCGAGGCCGCGGAAGGGGGGGGCCCCATAGAGGAAGAGGTAGGCCCCGGAGCCTACTCTCTCTTCCCAGGGCCCAGGCATCCTGGACCCCCCAACTCTCTACTGGGCTGACCAGCCCTCCTGTCCCTTGTCTCCCCTCCCAGGGGGAGGCCCCCGCTGAGATGGGGGCGCTGCTGCTGGAGAAGGAAACCAGAGGAGCCACCGAGAGAG TTCATGGCTCTTTGGGGGACACCCCTCGTAGTGAAGAGACCCTACCCAAGGCCACCCCCGACTCCGTGGCGCCTGCTGGCCCCTCATCTCCAGCCTCTGTCACTGTCACTGTTGGCGATGAGGGGGCTGACACCCCTGTAGGGGCTACACCGCTCATTGGGGATGAATCCGAAAATCTTGAGGGAGATGGGGACCTCCATGGGGGCCGGATCCTGCTGG GCCATGCCACAAAGTCAttcccctcttcccccagcaAGGGGGGTTCCTGTCCTAGCCGGGCCAAGATGTCAATGACAGGGGCGGGAAAATCACCTCCATCTGTCCAGAGTTTGGCTATGAGGCTGCTGAGTATGCCGGGAGCCCAGGGAGCTGCAGCAGCAGGGCCTGAACCCCCTCCAGCCACCACTAGCCCAGAGGGACAGCCCAAGGTCCACCGAGCCCGCAAAACCATGTCCAAACCAGGAAATGGACAG CCCCCGGTCCCTGAGAAGCGGCCCCCTGAAGTACAGCATTTCCGCATGAGCGACGATGTCCACTCACTGGGAAAGGTCACCTCAG aTGTGGCCAAAAGGAGGAagctgaactcaggaggtggcCTG TCGGAGGAGTTAGGTTCTGCCCGGCGTTCAGGAGAAGTCACCCTGGCGAAAGGGGACACCGGATCCCTGGAGGAGTGGGAGACGGTGGTGGGTGATGACTTCAGTCTCTACTATGATTCCTACTCTGTGGATGAGCGAGTGGACTCCGACAGCAAG tctgAAGTTGAAGCTCTAACTGAACAACTaagtgaagaggaggaggaagaagaggaggaagaagaggaggaggaagaggaggaggaagaggaagaagaagaggaagatgaggagtCAGGGAATCAATCAGATAGA AGTGGTTCCAGTGGCCGGCGCAAGGCCAAGAAGAAATGGCGAAAAGACAGCCCGTGGGTGAAGCCATCTCGGAAACGGCGCAAGCGGGAGCCTCCGCGGGCCAAGGAGCCACGAG GGGTATCCAATGACACATCTTCGCTGGAGACAGAGCGAGGGTTTGAGGAGTTGCCCCTGTGCAGCTGCCGCATGGAGGCACCCAAGATCGACCGCATCAGCGAGAGGGCGGGGCACAAGTGCATGGCCACCGAGAGTGTGGACGGAGAG CTGTCAGGCTGCAATGCCGCCATCCTCAAGCGGGAGACCATGAGGCCATCCAGCCGCGTGGCCCTGATGGTGCTCTGTGAGACCCACCGCGCCCGCATGGTCAAACACCACTGCTGCCCGGGCTGCGGCTACTTCTGCACAGCG GGCACCTTCCTGGAGTGCCACCCTGACTTCCGTGTGGCCCACCGCTTCCACAAGGCCTGTGTGTCTCAGCTGAATGGGATGGTCTTCTGTCCCCACTGTGGGGAGGATGCTTCTGAAGCTCAAGAGGTGACCATCCCTCGGGGTGATGGGGTGACCCCGCCAGCCGGCACTGCAGCTcctgcacccccacccctgtCCCAGGATGCCCCCGGGAGAGCAGACACTTCTCAGCCCAG TGCCCGGATGCGAGGGCATGGGGAGCCCCGGCGCCCGCCCTGCGATCCCCTGGCTGACACCATCGACAGCTCAGGGCCCTCCCTGACCCTGCCCAATGGGGGCTGCCTTTCAGCCGTGGGGCTGCCACTGGGGCCAGGCCGGGAGGCCCTGGAAAAGGCCCTGGTCATCCAGGAGTCAGAGAG GCGGAAGAAGCTCCGTTTCCACCCTCGGCAGTTGTACCTGTCCGTGAAGCAGGGCGAGCTGCAGAAGGTGATCCTGATGCTGT TGGACAACCTGGACCCCAACTTCCAGAGCGACCAGCAGAGCAAGCGCACACCCCTGCATGCAGCCGCCCAGAAGGGCTCCGTGGAGATCTGCCATGTGCTGCTGCAG GCTGGAGCCAACATAAATGCAGTGGACAAACAGCAGCGGACGCCACTGATGGAGGCCGTGGTGAACAACCACCTGGAGGTGGCCCGTTACATGGTGCAGCGTGGTGGCTGTGTCTATAGCAAG GAGGAGGACggctccacctgcctccaccaCGCAGCCAAAATCGGGAACTTGGAGATGGTCAGCCTGCTGCTGAGCACAGGACAGGTGGACGTCAACGCCCAG GACAGTGGGGGGTGGACGCCCATCATCTGGGCTGCAGAGCACAAGCACATCGAGGTGATCCGAATGCTACTGACGCGGGGCGCCGACGTCACCCTCACTGACAACGTGAGTGAGAGTTTGGTTGAG GAGGAAAACATCTGCCTGCACTGGGCCTCCTTCACAGGCAGCGCCGCCATCGCCGAAGTCCTTCTGAATGCACGCTGCGACCTCCATGCTGTCAACTACCACGGGGACACCCCCCTGCACATCGCAGCTCGGGAGAGCTACCATGACTGCGTGCT GTTATTCCTGTCACGTGGGGCCAATCCTGAGCTGCGGAACAAGGAGGGGGACACAGCATGGGACCTGACTCCCGAGCGCTCCGACGTGTGGTTTGCGCTTCAACTCAACCGCAAGCTCCGACTTGGGGTGGGAAATCGGGCCATCCGCACAGAGAAGATCATCTGCCG GGACGTGGCTCGGGGCTATGAGAACGTGCCCATTCCCTGTGTCAACGGTGTGGATGGGGAGCCCTGCCCCGAGGATTACAAGTACATCTCGGAGAACTGCGAGACGTCCACCATGAACATTGACCGCAACATCACCCACCTGCAG CACTGCACGTGTGTGGACGACTGCTCCAGCTCCAACTGCCTGTGCGGCCAGCTCAGCATCCGGTGTTGGTATGACAAG GATGGGCGATTGCTCCAGGAATTTAACAAGATTGAGCCCCCGCTGATTTTCGAGTGTAACCAGGCGTGCTCATGCTGGAGAAACTGCAAGAACCGGGTCGTACAGAGTGGCATCAA GGTGCGGCTACAGCTCTACCGAACAGCCAAGATGGGCTGGGGGGTCCGCGCCCTGCAGACCATCCCACAGGGGACCTTCATCTGCGA GTATGTCGGGGAGCTGATCTCTGATGCCGAGGCTGATGTGAGGGAGGATGATTCTTACCTCTTCGACTTAGACAACAAG GATGGAGAGGTGTACTGCATTGATGCCCGTTACTATGGCAACATCAGCCGCTTCATCAACCACCTGTGTGACCCCAACATCATTCCCGTCCGGGTCTTCATGCTGCACCAAGACCTGCGATTTCCACGCATCGCCTTCTTCAGTTCCCGAGACATCCGGACTGGGGAGGAGCTAGG GTTTGACTATGGCGACCGCTTCTGGGACATCAAAAGCAAATATTTCACCTGCCAGTGTGGCTCTGAGAAGTGCAAGCACTCAGCCGAAGCCATTGCCCTGGAGCAGAGCCGTCTGGCCCGCCTGGACCCACACCCTGAGCTGCTGCCCGAGCTCAGCTCCCTGCCCCCTGTCAACACATGA
- the EHMT2 gene encoding histone-lysine N-methyltransferase EHMT2 isoform X6, with protein MAAAAGAAAAAAAEGEAPAEMGALLLEKETRGATERVHGSLGDTPRSEETLPKATPDSVAPAGPSSPASVTVTVGDEGADTPVGATPLIGDESENLEGDGDLHGGRILLGHATKSFPSSPSKGGSCPSRAKMSMTGAGKSPPSVQSLAMRLLSMPGAQGAAAAGPEPPPATTSPEGQPKVHRARKTMSKPGNGQPPVPEKRPPEVQHFRMSDDVHSLGKVTSDVAKRRKLNSGGGLSEELGSARRSGEVTLAKGDTGSLEEWETVVGDDFSLYYDSYSVDERVDSDSKSEVEALTEQLSEEEEEEEEEEEEEEEEEEEEEEEEDEESGNQSDRSGSSGRRKAKKKWRKDSPWVKPSRKRRKREPPRAKEPRGVNGVGSSGPSEYMEVPLGSLELPSEGTLSPNHAGVSNDTSSLETERGFEELPLCSCRMEAPKIDRISERAGHKCMATESVDGELSGCNAAILKRETMRPSSRVALMVLCETHRARMVKHHCCPGCGYFCTAGTFLECHPDFRVAHRFHKACVSQLNGMVFCPHCGEDASEAQEVTIPRGDGVTPPAGTAAPAPPPLSQDAPGRADTSQPSARMRGHGEPRRPPCDPLADTIDSSGPSLTLPNGGCLSAVGLPLGPGREALEKALVIQESERRKKLRFHPRQLYLSVKQGELQKVILMLLDNLDPNFQSDQQSKRTPLHAAAQKGSVEICHVLLQAGANINAVDKQQRTPLMEAVVNNHLEVARYMVQRGGCVYSKEEDGSTCLHHAAKIGNLEMVSLLLSTGQVDVNAQDSGGWTPIIWAAEHKHIEVIRMLLTRGADVTLTDNEENICLHWASFTGSAAIAEVLLNARCDLHAVNYHGDTPLHIAARESYHDCVLLFLSRGANPELRNKEGDTAWDLTPERSDVWFALQLNRKLRLGVGNRAIRTEKIICRDVARGYENVPIPCVNGVDGEPCPEDYKYISENCETSTMNIDRNITHLQHCTCVDDCSSSNCLCGQLSIRCWYDKDGRLLQEFNKIEPPLIFECNQACSCWRNCKNRVVQSGIKVRLQLYRTAKMGWGVRALQTIPQGTFICEYVGELISDAEADVREDDSYLFDLDNKDGEVYCIDARYYGNISRFINHLCDPNIIPVRVFMLHQDLRFPRIAFFSSRDIRTGEELGFDYGDRFWDIKSKYFTCQCGSEKCKHSAEAIALEQSRLARLDPHPELLPELSSLPPVNT; from the exons atggcggcggcggcgggagctGCAGCGGCGGCGGCCGCCGAG GGGGAGGCCCCCGCTGAGATGGGGGCGCTGCTGCTGGAGAAGGAAACCAGAGGAGCCACCGAGAGAG TTCATGGCTCTTTGGGGGACACCCCTCGTAGTGAAGAGACCCTACCCAAGGCCACCCCCGACTCCGTGGCGCCTGCTGGCCCCTCATCTCCAGCCTCTGTCACTGTCACTGTTGGCGATGAGGGGGCTGACACCCCTGTAGGGGCTACACCGCTCATTGGGGATGAATCCGAAAATCTTGAGGGAGATGGGGACCTCCATGGGGGCCGGATCCTGCTGG GCCATGCCACAAAGTCAttcccctcttcccccagcaAGGGGGGTTCCTGTCCTAGCCGGGCCAAGATGTCAATGACAGGGGCGGGAAAATCACCTCCATCTGTCCAGAGTTTGGCTATGAGGCTGCTGAGTATGCCGGGAGCCCAGGGAGCTGCAGCAGCAGGGCCTGAACCCCCTCCAGCCACCACTAGCCCAGAGGGACAGCCCAAGGTCCACCGAGCCCGCAAAACCATGTCCAAACCAGGAAATGGACAG CCCCCGGTCCCTGAGAAGCGGCCCCCTGAAGTACAGCATTTCCGCATGAGCGACGATGTCCACTCACTGGGAAAGGTCACCTCAG aTGTGGCCAAAAGGAGGAagctgaactcaggaggtggcCTG TCGGAGGAGTTAGGTTCTGCCCGGCGTTCAGGAGAAGTCACCCTGGCGAAAGGGGACACCGGATCCCTGGAGGAGTGGGAGACGGTGGTGGGTGATGACTTCAGTCTCTACTATGATTCCTACTCTGTGGATGAGCGAGTGGACTCCGACAGCAAG tctgAAGTTGAAGCTCTAACTGAACAACTaagtgaagaggaggaggaagaagaggaggaagaagaggaggaggaagaggaggaggaagaggaagaagaagaggaagatgaggagtCAGGGAATCAATCAGATAGA AGTGGTTCCAGTGGCCGGCGCAAGGCCAAGAAGAAATGGCGAAAAGACAGCCCGTGGGTGAAGCCATCTCGGAAACGGCGCAAGCGGGAGCCTCCGCGGGCCAAGGAGCCACGAG GAGTGAATGGTGTGGGCTCCTCAGGCCCCAGTGAGTACATGGAGGTCCCTCTGGGGTCCCTGGAGCTGCCCAGCGAGGGGACCCTCTCCCCCAACCACGCTG GGGTATCCAATGACACATCTTCGCTGGAGACAGAGCGAGGGTTTGAGGAGTTGCCCCTGTGCAGCTGCCGCATGGAGGCACCCAAGATCGACCGCATCAGCGAGAGGGCGGGGCACAAGTGCATGGCCACCGAGAGTGTGGACGGAGAG CTGTCAGGCTGCAATGCCGCCATCCTCAAGCGGGAGACCATGAGGCCATCCAGCCGCGTGGCCCTGATGGTGCTCTGTGAGACCCACCGCGCCCGCATGGTCAAACACCACTGCTGCCCGGGCTGCGGCTACTTCTGCACAGCG GGCACCTTCCTGGAGTGCCACCCTGACTTCCGTGTGGCCCACCGCTTCCACAAGGCCTGTGTGTCTCAGCTGAATGGGATGGTCTTCTGTCCCCACTGTGGGGAGGATGCTTCTGAAGCTCAAGAGGTGACCATCCCTCGGGGTGATGGGGTGACCCCGCCAGCCGGCACTGCAGCTcctgcacccccacccctgtCCCAGGATGCCCCCGGGAGAGCAGACACTTCTCAGCCCAG TGCCCGGATGCGAGGGCATGGGGAGCCCCGGCGCCCGCCCTGCGATCCCCTGGCTGACACCATCGACAGCTCAGGGCCCTCCCTGACCCTGCCCAATGGGGGCTGCCTTTCAGCCGTGGGGCTGCCACTGGGGCCAGGCCGGGAGGCCCTGGAAAAGGCCCTGGTCATCCAGGAGTCAGAGAG GCGGAAGAAGCTCCGTTTCCACCCTCGGCAGTTGTACCTGTCCGTGAAGCAGGGCGAGCTGCAGAAGGTGATCCTGATGCTGT TGGACAACCTGGACCCCAACTTCCAGAGCGACCAGCAGAGCAAGCGCACACCCCTGCATGCAGCCGCCCAGAAGGGCTCCGTGGAGATCTGCCATGTGCTGCTGCAG GCTGGAGCCAACATAAATGCAGTGGACAAACAGCAGCGGACGCCACTGATGGAGGCCGTGGTGAACAACCACCTGGAGGTGGCCCGTTACATGGTGCAGCGTGGTGGCTGTGTCTATAGCAAG GAGGAGGACggctccacctgcctccaccaCGCAGCCAAAATCGGGAACTTGGAGATGGTCAGCCTGCTGCTGAGCACAGGACAGGTGGACGTCAACGCCCAG GACAGTGGGGGGTGGACGCCCATCATCTGGGCTGCAGAGCACAAGCACATCGAGGTGATCCGAATGCTACTGACGCGGGGCGCCGACGTCACCCTCACTGACAAC GAGGAAAACATCTGCCTGCACTGGGCCTCCTTCACAGGCAGCGCCGCCATCGCCGAAGTCCTTCTGAATGCACGCTGCGACCTCCATGCTGTCAACTACCACGGGGACACCCCCCTGCACATCGCAGCTCGGGAGAGCTACCATGACTGCGTGCT GTTATTCCTGTCACGTGGGGCCAATCCTGAGCTGCGGAACAAGGAGGGGGACACAGCATGGGACCTGACTCCCGAGCGCTCCGACGTGTGGTTTGCGCTTCAACTCAACCGCAAGCTCCGACTTGGGGTGGGAAATCGGGCCATCCGCACAGAGAAGATCATCTGCCG GGACGTGGCTCGGGGCTATGAGAACGTGCCCATTCCCTGTGTCAACGGTGTGGATGGGGAGCCCTGCCCCGAGGATTACAAGTACATCTCGGAGAACTGCGAGACGTCCACCATGAACATTGACCGCAACATCACCCACCTGCAG CACTGCACGTGTGTGGACGACTGCTCCAGCTCCAACTGCCTGTGCGGCCAGCTCAGCATCCGGTGTTGGTATGACAAG GATGGGCGATTGCTCCAGGAATTTAACAAGATTGAGCCCCCGCTGATTTTCGAGTGTAACCAGGCGTGCTCATGCTGGAGAAACTGCAAGAACCGGGTCGTACAGAGTGGCATCAA GGTGCGGCTACAGCTCTACCGAACAGCCAAGATGGGCTGGGGGGTCCGCGCCCTGCAGACCATCCCACAGGGGACCTTCATCTGCGA GTATGTCGGGGAGCTGATCTCTGATGCCGAGGCTGATGTGAGGGAGGATGATTCTTACCTCTTCGACTTAGACAACAAG GATGGAGAGGTGTACTGCATTGATGCCCGTTACTATGGCAACATCAGCCGCTTCATCAACCACCTGTGTGACCCCAACATCATTCCCGTCCGGGTCTTCATGCTGCACCAAGACCTGCGATTTCCACGCATCGCCTTCTTCAGTTCCCGAGACATCCGGACTGGGGAGGAGCTAGG GTTTGACTATGGCGACCGCTTCTGGGACATCAAAAGCAAATATTTCACCTGCCAGTGTGGCTCTGAGAAGTGCAAGCACTCAGCCGAAGCCATTGCCCTGGAGCAGAGCCGTCTGGCCCGCCTGGACCCACACCCTGAGCTGCTGCCCGAGCTCAGCTCCCTGCCCCCTGTCAACACATGA